Genomic DNA from Pungitius pungitius chromosome 12, fPunPun2.1, whole genome shotgun sequence:
TGGCTTTACAGGAATGCACTGTGAAACCAACATCCCTGATTGCACTGAAAGGTTAGTGTCCGCACATGTacatatacacatttatatagCTACGTAATGTGCCGATGACACTTAAATCTGTATGTGCATTCATGTCCGCAGCTCTTGCTTCAACGGAGGGACGTGCACGGATAAAATCAATGGCTATTCTTGTACCTGCCGCTCAGGCTTCACTGGCTCCCACTGCCAATACGAGGTCAATGAGTGTGACTCCCAGCCCTGCCTCAACGGAGGCATCTGTCAAGACGCCCTGGAGTCCTTCCGTTGCTCTTGCCCTAAGGGTTACACTGGTACCCGCtgccaggtacacacacacccttacTCTGACAGACTTGACTTTGAATGGTCTCATAAGGGCCTTATGTCTTCAAGAATTTGTGCTTAGTTTAATGAATCCTAAGAATTCTTTAATTTGTCTTTCGGCTACCCAGACACCAGTCGACTGGTGCAGACGCTCATCTTCCTGCCAAAATGGAGGACGCTGTCGCCAAAAGGATGCCTCCTTCATCTGTGACTGTAATAACGGCTGGTCTGGACGTTACTGTGACATCTCCAGGGTCTCTTGTGAGATAGCTGCTCGCCATAGAGGTATGCAGATATTGTATGCCATTTAACCTCTTGGTTTGTATTGTAACTTGAGTATTCAAGTtacatttttcttccaaaacCTTTTATTCAGGGCTCCAGACAGATGAGCTATGCCACCATGGGGGTCACTGTGTCAACACCGGGAATGCCCACTATTGTAAATGTCCTGCTGACTACACCGGAAGCTATTGTGAAAGCCAAGTGGATCACTGTGAAGACAAACCCTGTCGCAATGGCGCCACCTGCAGGGGATATGTGGGAGGGTATCAGTGTGACGTGAGTACAGTTTGTTGACAATATTTTGCTCCTCTTTTGTTGGAGAGTTGAGCAAAGTCAGTattcacacagtgtgtgtccCGATTGTTACGGTCATGTAATTGTTGTGCCTGTCTTTACAGTGTATGCCAGGCTTTACTGGACAGAACTGTGAGATGGAGATCAATGAGTGCGAGTCTCATCCTTGCCAAAACGGAGGCACTTGCATTGATCTGGTGGGACATTACATCTGCTCCTGCCCCCCTGGCACACTGGGTACGCAAGCACATATTCAACAGAGATTTACCAGGGATTACAACTACATAGGactaaaacataataaatatcaaatcattcaaaacattttttcataatgctttctttttaaaggtgttCTATGCGAGATCAATGAAGATGACTGTGCCCCACCTCTGAGAGTGCGCAGTGCCCCCCCTAAGTGCCTGAACAATGGCACCTGTGTGGACAGAGTGGGTGGATATCGCTGCAATTGTCCCCCTGGATTCACAGGAGAAAGATGTGAGGGAGACATAAATGAGTGTCTCTCTAACCCCTGCAGTCCCTCCAACAGTCTTGACTGCATCCAGTTGCCCAATGACTACCAATGTGTTTGCAAGCCTGGATTCACAGGCCGGAAGTGTCAGAGCAggtttagtgtgtgtgagtctcagCCTTGTCAGAGCGGTGGAGTGTGTTCGGTTGCCAGCAGCTCTGCCATGGGATACACTTGCACATGTCAGCTTGTAAGTACACCTTCACATTAAGGCTTCAAACACACAATTGGCTTTGTATTTTGTTCAAAATCTAATTGAATGAATGATGTCCATCCCTTAGGGTTATGCTGGGCCCAATTGTGAAAGAAGCATGTCCTGCCGGGAGCTACCCTGCTATAATGGAGGTAGCTGTGCACACACCCCGAGGGGGGCGCGTTGCACCTGCCTGCAGGGCTACGGCGGGCCCCAGTGTCAGCATCGCAGCAATGAAGGCTGCTCTTCCCAGCCCTGCCGCAACGGAGGGTTGTGCACTGAagagaccagcttccctttctTCCACTGCCAGTGTCCCAGTGGCTGGACAGGAAAGCGGTGCGAGCAGAGCAGTAGATCCATTGAGGATCACATACCGTCCTGCCCTCTTGCTGACTGCCATAGCAAAGCCAACGATGGTGTTTGCGACAAGGAATGCAACACGTTCCTTTGTCGCTGGGACGGCGGTGACTGCTCTCTAGCAGTGAATCCCTGGGCTCGTTGTGCAGACTGTTGGCAGGTCTTCAACAACAGCCAGTGCGACGAGTCCTGCAACAACGTCGACTGTCTTTATGACAATTTTGACtgcaaaaagaaggagaaggttTGCAAGTGAGTTCACTTTTTTTACTGCTAACCTGTTTCCGCCAAATCTTTCTCTTCTGATCTAAGAAAAACTTGAGCTGAtccttctgtttgtgttttctccagTCCAATATATGAAGCCTACTGTATAGACCACTACGCCGATGGGAAGTGTGACCAGGGCTGCAACACAGAGGAATGTGGCTGGGATGGCTTGGACTGCGCTGCAAAGGTTCCTGAAGAACTTGCTGATGGTGTCTTGGTTTTGGTAGTCCTACTGCCTCCAGAGGAGCTTCTTCGCACAAGCACAGCCTTTCTGCAGAAATTAAGTGCAATCCTGCACACAACACTGCGCTTCCGCCTGGACCACAACGGAGAAGCCATGATACGCCCTTACACGCGCAAAGAGGCGCGTCTCAAGCGGGAGTTGCAGCCTCACCAGGAAGTCATTGGGTAAGGAAGGCCAAAATCCAAACATAACAGCTGAGGTTTTTCCTGTAGATTGTACAATATAACACCTGTCTCTCTGATTTTCCTGTAGCTCAATAGTTTACCTGGAAATAGACAACCGTCTGTGCTCTCAGGGCTTGGAGGGCTGTTTCCCCTCAGCGTTCAGCGCTGCAGACTACTTGGGTGCTCTGTCAGCTGTAGAAATGCTGCGCTTTCCTTACCCCCTCAAAGAAGCTCGTGGTGAGTAGGGTCACTCAAAGAACACAAAATAAACTTGGGATACTAACTAGGCACAAATGAGTGATTCATATTTTGTCTACTCCAAACAGGGGAAAAGATTATTGATCCTGACCCCATACCTCAATGGGGCAAGCTGATGCTGGTGGGGATAGCTTCTCTCTTCCTTTTGGTTATCCTTGTGATAGGCATGTTGATTGCTCGTAGAAAGAGAGAACACAGTACCCTTTGGTTCCCTGAGGGCTTCTTCCCAAAGAAGGAACCCAGCAGCAACAAGAACCGCAGGGAACCCGTGGGCCAGGATGCTCTGGGAATGAAGTAAGTCATTAGTGTGCAAAATAATGTTGTTTGGTACTTCAGCAGTGCTATTTGTGCTTATCGTCTTAACATATTCCTCTGTACACAGACACATGCCAAAAACAGTGGAGGAATCTCTCCTTGGAGATCACAGTGAACAGTGGATGGACTCAGACTGCCCGGAGCCAAAAAGGCTTAAGGTCAGTTTAACACCATCTACACTTTTAAACGTTTTCCTTGTCAATTTACATAACTTCCCAAACAAGTAAATCCTCCGCCTGTATTTAAGCCTGTAACAAAACAGAGTTTTGTCCTTCTGTTCAGGTTGAGGAACCGAGTTTGCTCTCAGACTGCGAAGATGCAGTGGACAGCAGGCAGTGGACTCAGCATCACCTCGCAGCCGCAGACATCCGCGTGCCGCCCACCATGGCCCTCACCCCACCCCAAGGAGAATTTGAAAGCGACTGCATGGATGTTAATGTCCGAGGCCCAGGTTGGTAGTGAGATCATCAGAGATGTACTGTCTTTTTTCATACTTTATACAATCTGTTGAGCTCTTGACTTTACATAACCAAACCGTGCTTGTTTTCCCCATCTCCTACCAGATGGTTTTACACCACTGATGCTGGCTTCATTCTGCGGAGGAGGCCTGGAGCCCGAGatagcagaggaggaggagagcgaggagtgTTCGGCCAACATCATCTCCGACCTAATCTACCAGGGAGCCTCCCTTGCTGCCCAAACAGACCGCACCGGTGAGACAGCGCTCCACCTGGCTGCTCGCTACGCCCGCGCCGATGCTGCTAAGAGGCTGCTGGATGCCGGGGCGGATGCCAACGCTCAAGATAACACGGGACGTACACCGCTACATGCTGCGGTGGCTGCAGATGCACAGGGTGTCTTCCAGGTAGACAAACATCAACATGTCGGCCACGTCAGTTGTGGAGATGCCTGTAACTAATTGTTGCCTATCTATTGTTGCAATCGTAATGTTGAACCCACCTCTGTTCATCTAGATTCTGATCCGAAATCGGGCTACGGATCTTGATTCCCGTATGTATGATGGCTCTACTGCACTGATCCTGGCAGCACGGCTGGCGGTAGAGGGCATGGTAGAGGAGCTCATTACTTGTCACGCTGATGTCAATGCAGTAGATGAATTGGGTAAGTTTGTGGCAattttgtcctttttccttttgtttcagaGTTTTCACTGAAACTATAAATGTGTAATCTCGTTGTTTCTCGTCTCTTAAAGGTAAATCCTCCTTGCATTGGGCTGCTGCCGTGAACAATGTGGAGGCCACCGTTGCCCTACTGAAGAATAGCGCAAACAAAGACATGCAAGATCTGAAGGTATGCCATCCACAGCCTTTCTCAGCAGTGTGGCTTCCATACTGATCATTTCTATATCTAACAAAACCTTTCcctgtttttgttgctgtttttattctCAGGAAGAGACACCTCTGTTCCTTGCAGCCCGTGAGGGCAGCTGTGAGGCTGTGAAGGTGCTGCTGGCTCACTTTGCAAACAGAGAGATCACAGACCATATGGACAGATTGCCAAGGGACATTGCTCAGGAGCGTATGCACCATGACATCGTGCAGCTTCTTGATGAGTACAACACAGTAAGGAGTCCCCAGGGCCATGGAGGGGCTGGACACCACCTGCCTGGAGTACACACTCTGTCTCCGCTCATGTGCCCTCCCAGCGCCTTCCTACCTAGTCTGAAAAACACCCCACAGGGCAAGAAGAACCGTCGGCCTGGGGCCAAGGGTTCAAGCCTGGCAGGCCAACATGCTAACAGTCTGAAGGAGTCAGTCAAGGCCCGTAATAAGAAGCTGACCTTGGACATGCAGAGCGCCTTACTGGAGAGCTCAGTTACCTTGTCTCCGGTCGACTCACTGGACTCACCCCACGGGGGAGCTAGCAACGCTGGCTACATAACCAACCCCACTTCTCCTGTGGCCATGCAGTCACCAGGGCTCTTCCACTCCTCCATGTCTGTACCAAACACCCCGATGGTACACAGCAGCATGTTGGAGGGAGGTGGCCCCTTTGCTGTGTCTCTAGCACAACTCAACGACCTGGGAGCAATGTCCCTGCAGGGACGCGTCTCCATGGCTTCAGATGTCAACCACGGCTATGTGCTGAGTTCGGGCCAAATGGGGCTGAACATGGGCTTGGTCAGTCCTGTGAGCGTACCCTTTGACTGGCACAGCAGGATGCCCTCCTCCCAGTGTGGTCAGCAGGTGGTCAGTCTTGTGCAGAGTGGCCAGGCAGGCATGCACCCACAGAGCCCAGCCATGCAGCAGCAGAACATGCTGATGCACCAGCAGCTCTACCGTAATGCCATGCTGCAGCCTACACCTGTTACCTCCACACCTACAATCAGCCCGGTCAAGCTGCCCTCCATTGctgagcaacagcagcagcagcagcagcagcagcagcaacagcagcagcagcaacagcagcatctCATGAACCACACCATCAACAACCAACAGAGCATGGCCCGCATGGGCACCTCCACCCCACCAACACCCCAGACCTCCCAGCAGCCACCATCCttcttccagcagcagcagcagcagcagatgcccCAACAACCTCCTCAGCCCCAGCCTCCCGCTCAGCCCCCACAGTCAGCCACGCCAGCAACCCAGCCCACTCAGGCCGTGCCCTCCCAGCCCAGTGGCAGCAATGCTGGAACGGAGGATTACCCGACGCCTCCCTCTCAACATAGCTACTCATCTGCACTGGATGCCACGCCCAAGCATTACCTCCATTTGCCCAGTGAGCACCCTTACCTGACCCCCTCCCCAGAGTCCCCGGAGCCCTGGTCCAGCCCGTCTCCCCACTGTGTTTCTGATTGGTCAGATTCTACACCCAGCCCAGCAGTTGCTGGCCCTGCCCAGACCCAAATTACTCAAATCCCGGAGCCCAATGGCAAGATGCAGGTGTTTGCTTGAAGATGTCATTCTGCCTGCTGGAAAAAGGGACCTGGGGTAAAATGCGTGGACTGGCTCGTAGGCCCGTCTGTTTATGTGTGTCAGTCTGTTTCCAAGATTTTCATTGGATTTGGATTGACTTTGATTATCGGGACGACCGTCTGCTAGTGattctgcagagaaaaaaagtaaagggAAATGTGTATTGTCTGGAAAAACAGCAGACAAATGAATGAAGTAATTCTGTCACAGATGgacttgttttttattataaaaaaaaaagtatatgaaGAAAACCAAGTCTTTCATTTCAAAGACTTAGGGATGCTCTCCTGGATactaacaaacatttaaaaagtagaTACGAGAAAAAAGTGTTGAAGGgaatccatttatttttatttattatttttatctctCTGAATTGCCTTTTTTTAGGTGTCATCACCCTCTTTCTGTCCTAGCTTCTCACATATTGTGCCACTTCCTCCTATTTTATATATCGACTGCCAACATTTCTATTTAGCCAGTGTGGCAAGTGATGGTAAAGGAATTTAATTCAGCATTCGGACCAGTtaacagacagaaagaggatTTTTCACCTCTTAACTGATATTTATTTAGGGCAATAACAACAACTGGTAAAGATAAGACAACTGGTTCTAAcagatatatattttaagagTTGCTCAGCAGTAGTGGTATGTTCGGATTTGATTGAATTGTGGTTATTGATTAATTTCCATGAGTATTATGAATAAGAATGTAGATGAGTGTCTCTGAAGCACTTCAAGTGACCAGCCTCAAAGGGCAAGTGTGGGTCAAATACAACATTTATTGcaatggatatttataatatatgtgTGGCATTAAATTCATGGTAATTTTCCCTCTGAACTTTCAAAGTAAATTGGCAGAATAAAGGCATAGGTGTAATGCTCCAATTTATCCCTGACTACAGGAATCTTACCTCCAGTTCTACTGTTAGCCCTGTGACATGTATAGTTTTGCCTTTGAAATCAGCCTctcactgccttttttttttttagatgatgtTCTCTTTTTTCAAATTGTTTGATACTCTGTACATTTGTGAAAACCATGGATACTGTTTTTGAAACGTCAAATGTACTAAGCTATGCTCACCGGCTGCTATTTTATGTCACTCTTCCTTGCAAACATTCCTCCATTTTTGCCTGTTTTGTTGAATATGGAAACAATGCCTTTCAGCAGCATCTAACACAGAGTACAACGGAATGACAGACAGCCAGAAGTGGAATTGGAAACGTTCCTTCACGATGTTGTGGCGATTGAGCTCTCGTTGGCTCTCTGACCGTGTCCTTGTTAGTGTCCGTGGTGGAGTGGTCAGTGTGAGGGTGTGGCTGCTGGGCTGTGACCGCTTATGCCCTGTCACTCCTCAGGGAGGTGTTTTATGGCATGCAGTGGGACAGTTTCCCTGCATCTACAGTGGCTCCCAGTCCAGGGGCAGCGGAGATGCATCTTAAGAGGATTGTTAGAAGGGACTGAAAGGAAAGAACACTACTATGTAGTGCTGCACCCTTGAACTTTTTACAAAATTCTGAGATAACTCTCCCAGTCGACCAGCCGATACCTTGCGTGATGTTTGACCGACTCTTTACCCCCACATGACCCGTGTCGTGGATAGAGGTCGTCCTCTCATGGACATTTGAGCATGAAGTCCGTGGATAATAATAGAATTTTGAGAAAGTAACCGTTGCATTTTCATCTTGTGACATCGTGAACAGAAATTAGTAGGCCACCATTCCTAGCTACTACTTTTTGTGGTGACCTAACACTGCCCCTAGTTGTGTCATAGAGTTTCtttcattcagtgttttatCCTGTTCACTAAAGACCCAGCTACTGTTTTCATCAGACCTgggaaacattttgttttttacagtcCTCATTTTACTTACAaaaactgtgtttgtttgttttttatttttatatataactGGTCTTTAAATTTTCCAGCCAGGTCGCACTAAGTGTTTTGTACATTTCAACCTCCCAAACTTCTgtttgtaaatatgtttgtaCTGGGTAGATCTTTGCTTGAGAAGTCTTATGTTTCTGAAATGAGTATGTactaaaaaggacaaaaataaatgtacttcATTTAGCATTATTTGAAGCTGAGGCTGTGACTGATATTTTATTGGTCTTCTGTTATTAGAACAGTCATAGATATTTTCTATAATTAATAATTCCTATACTTGTTTAAAAGTAGTTCAATATCACTGTACATAATCCTTTccacgtttttttctttctacggTCAGAAATTGTAAAGTTACTTACAATAAAAGTTGTAGGAAACTACATtctttgtgtccttgttttcAGTGATGGTTTCATATTATAAAGGACGATATTCATTATTCAGGTCctcaaaataaaactgaatacTATTTCTGTCCGATCCCCAAAAGTTAACGCTGTACTTTGGGCTCCTTTTTAATCTGAGCTTGTATTGGACTGCCTCATATTATACGGTACATTGCCTATTATTTGTGCGCACTAACACAAGCTGCAGCCTAAAATAATTAGTACATGTAAAAAATTAGTTTGCTCTAACTGAAGTCATATATTTTCAGCTCAGAATAAGTTATGTGTGTTATCACAGGGTTTGATTGTTTCTTTAACTTATAACAAAAATGTTCTCAGCTTTTCGTCCAGTTACTGTAATAACAATGACATGAACAACTGGGTTGTCACTCGCTACTGTTACATAAGCTACGAGGATCACCCTTTCActtataattaaaatatttttaagcaAATGTTTGATTACACTGTGCATTTGGACTACACAGGAGTGTGTTGGGACCAGTACAGGACTGGACATCAATGACCATCTGGCTCGGGTAAGAGCTGAGATTTGGGTTTTTACTATATTATAACAAAACTGAGTGCACAGTTGATGATAACACACAGATATACAACCTTTATGATACAATTTATCCTTCCATTCCAGCGTTGTCCATGTTTTGGCTATGATTACGGTTTATATGTTGGCTGTTTTGTTGGATTTTTAGTTCAAAACACTATATATGCAATTTCCTTATATAGCCATTTTAAATTTAATGTAAATCTTCCAGAATCATCAattcacaataaacacacaatgaaatattgatcaatatttaaaaatgaccgATGAGCTTGATGTGGTATCGGCAGATATAGGGAGAGTTCCAGGGCTCTACAGGAAATTTCCCTTACGACAAGAATTAAGTGATGTGACTTGTTGGTGGAAGTGCTTCTATAAGGCCACAAGGTGGCCACAGACAGCCAGAACAAGGATGTTGATCCTTACAGTGCATTCAGCCGACGTTAACTAATAATATGTCTATTAACACGTCCTCAAAGCGGACAAGTTTGCAATTTAAACCTTAAAAGTTTAAGTCATTTTAAATTGGTCCGTCATAGAACATTTCCTAGATTAGTGAACCGATGCTTCCCAGCCAAAGCACAAAATCACTACCTGAAACTGCACCTGCTGCCTGTCACAGATCGTATGTGCCTCAAATCTCAGTTGGCCCGCTATTCAAGCGCTTCTTCCGTTCTTCCCAGTGTGACAGTGTGTCTCTTTCTCACTAAAGGAAGCAAGCTTTGGCAATGAAGAAATGCAGCAGGCTTGTATTCGCCTAAAATAGTAGCCTGGGTAACATCTACCTGTCTCATTTATTCAAGACTGATGAGAATAATATCTAtgatttgttttacttttgtaaTAATATTTCACAGATGTTCATTTTAACATTACAGTAGTATATTTACTGAGAAGAGGAAATGGAAGAAATCttctattttatattttatgttattACAGTGTTTTTTCCGGaacaaatcaaaagaaaatcaaaccaaaagagATTCTACAACAAGAAAGAAGGTCATAAATAATGTGGGAACATGTAAAGTACAATGGtatttcacatcttttttttttacagcaactgTATAATTTCCAGACAACGTCCTACGGCTCGTACCATTACTTCTGTCA
This window encodes:
- the notch3 gene encoding neurogenic locus notch homolog protein 3; protein product: MEANIQWIILSFLLFMHICEGSRCGDKYRSCENGGTCLDSPSRCICRLGFIGPLCQHLDPCHRSPCLNGAACKSQVVNGIPQFTCVCQRGFRGQDCSLIDACATSPCANGARCANWNNHYNCSCPPGFQGKNCRNDIDECRKPGACLNAGLCINTHGSFRCQCQPGYSGRTCEVSTLPCAPSQCLNGGTCRQTSDHSYECACLPGFEGHNCENNVDDCPGHKCMNGGICVDGVNTYNCQCPPEWTGQYCAEDVNECLMQPNACHNGGTCFNTIGGHTCVCVNGWTGDDCSENIDDCAIAVCFNGATCHDRVASFFCECPVGKTGLLCHLDDACVSNPCNEGAVCDTNPLNGRAICTCPAGFVGGACNQDMDECSIGANPCEHFGKCVNTEGSFQCQCGRGYAGPRCEIDINECLSMPCQNDATCLDRIGEFTCICMPGYSGTYCEVDIDDCESNPCVNDGICRDMVNGFTCTCQAGFTATMCQIDIDECASTPCQNGAKCYDRPNGFECRCAEGYEGTLCESNINNCQPDPCHHGTCIDGIASYTCNCDAGYTGYRCENQLNECHSNPCQNGGKCVDLVNKYICQCQHGTSGTNCENNFDDCASNPCDYGICKDGINRYDCVCKPGFTGSKCNVEIDECASGPCRNGGTCVDEENGFHCQCPEGFKPPYCYSQVDECGSSPCVHGSCRDDINGYRCDCEPGWVGKNCDLDRNDCLPSPCQNAGTCIDQLNGFTCKCRQGFRGNLCQVNINECASSPCLNKGSCVDGVASFTCLCELPYSGPTCAEVLTPCSPNPCANHALCTHTPDYLGYQCNCQSGWQGQLCNVDVNECISNPCKNLGTCTNKLGGFVCSCRAGFTGLMCETDVNDCSPNPCLSGGSCRDGVNSFYCSCLAGFTGPRCALEINECQNSPCKNGATCTDFVNSYTCTCRPGFTGMHCETNIPDCTESSCFNGGTCTDKINGYSCTCRSGFTGSHCQYEVNECDSQPCLNGGICQDALESFRCSCPKGYTGTRCQTPVDWCRRSSSCQNGGRCRQKDASFICDCNNGWSGRYCDISRVSCEIAARHRGLQTDELCHHGGHCVNTGNAHYCKCPADYTGSYCESQVDHCEDKPCRNGATCRGYVGGYQCDCMPGFTGQNCEMEINECESHPCQNGGTCIDLVGHYICSCPPGTLGVLCEINEDDCAPPLRVRSAPPKCLNNGTCVDRVGGYRCNCPPGFTGERCEGDINECLSNPCSPSNSLDCIQLPNDYQCVCKPGFTGRKCQSRFSVCESQPCQSGGVCSVASSSAMGYTCTCQLGYAGPNCERSMSCRELPCYNGGSCAHTPRGARCTCLQGYGGPQCQHRSNEGCSSQPCRNGGLCTEETSFPFFHCQCPSGWTGKRCEQSSRSIEDHIPSCPLADCHSKANDGVCDKECNTFLCRWDGGDCSLAVNPWARCADCWQVFNNSQCDESCNNVDCLYDNFDCKKKEKVCNPIYEAYCIDHYADGKCDQGCNTEECGWDGLDCAAKVPEELADGVLVLVVLLPPEELLRTSTAFLQKLSAILHTTLRFRLDHNGEAMIRPYTRKEARLKRELQPHQEVIGSIVYLEIDNRLCSQGLEGCFPSAFSAADYLGALSAVEMLRFPYPLKEARGEKIIDPDPIPQWGKLMLVGIASLFLLVILVIGMLIARRKREHSTLWFPEGFFPKKEPSSNKNRREPVGQDALGMKHMPKTVEESLLGDHSEQWMDSDCPEPKRLKVEEPSLLSDCEDAVDSRQWTQHHLAAADIRVPPTMALTPPQGEFESDCMDVNVRGPDGFTPLMLASFCGGGLEPEIAEEEESEECSANIISDLIYQGASLAAQTDRTGETALHLAARYARADAAKRLLDAGADANAQDNTGRTPLHAAVAADAQGVFQILIRNRATDLDSRMYDGSTALILAARLAVEGMVEELITCHADVNAVDELGKSSLHWAAAVNNVEATVALLKNSANKDMQDLKEETPLFLAAREGSCEAVKVLLAHFANREITDHMDRLPRDIAQERMHHDIVQLLDEYNTVRSPQGHGGAGHHLPGVHTLSPLMCPPSAFLPSLKNTPQGKKNRRPGAKGSSLAGQHANSLKESVKARNKKLTLDMQSALLESSVTLSPVDSLDSPHGGASNAGYITNPTSPVAMQSPGLFHSSMSVPNTPMVHSSMLEGGGPFAVSLAQLNDLGAMSLQGRVSMASDVNHGYVLSSGQMGLNMGLVSPVSVPFDWHSRMPSSQCGQQVVSLVQSGQAGMHPQSPAMQQQNMLMHQQLYRNAMLQPTPVTSTPTISPVKLPSIAEQQQQQQQQQQQQQQQQQQHLMNHTINNQQSMARMGTSTPPTPQTSQQPPSFFQQQQQQQMPQQPPQPQPPAQPPQSATPATQPTQAVPSQPSGSNAGTEDYPTPPSQHSYSSALDATPKHYLHLPSEHPYLTPSPESPEPWSSPSPHCVSDWSDSTPSPAVAGPAQTQITQIPEPNGKMQVFA